TTTCTTCCATGAAAATGGACCCTCAACATCAAAAGTTCTTACGGTTGCCACCCTCCTTCCTGTTGGTGGCACCCTTCTCTTGCTTGCTGGTTTGAGCCTTATTGGATCCCTCATAGGTCTTGCTATTGCCGCCCCActtttcctgattttcagcccTGTTTTGGTACCTGCTGCTCTTCTCATTGCGGGTTCCATAGCCGGATTCTTGACCTCCGGAGCATTTGGGATCACTGGACTGTCATCGCTGTCGTGGATTGCTAATTATATTCGTGGAAGCAGGAGCTCTATGTCTCAGGGGCTAGACCCAGTGAAGTGGCCCTTGCCGGACACGGCAGTGAGTATGGAGCAGAAGATCCAGAATAGGAGCCAAGGAGGAGGAAGGATCTCTGAGGGAGGCAGAGAACAGGAAGGTGGCAAGAGTACGACACAAGAAGGTGGCAAGAGTAAGACACAAGAAGGTGGCAAGAGTAGGACACAAGAAGGTGGAAACAAGACTGTGGGTTGAAGTTTCCTGTTGTAGCAGTCGGCTGATATGCTAGAAAGTAATCTATCAATTTTGTTGCTCTGTTCTGCTTCTATGCTTATGTCCTTGTGCTGCTCTATGTGGTTGTATATTGTAACTTGTAAGCAGCTCTCTGTATTCAAATAAATTCCTGGTCATTTGCTTTTCGTTTTCAATTTCTGGGTTATAATTCAAAGTAGTTGCACTACAAAAGCTGCGTCTCTTGCTATTTGTCTTCCATTTTAAGCTCAATCTCCGACAAGTTTTTTGACTGCCTTCTCAACATTAATCGCTGCTAAAAACGTCTTAGGTAGTTTAGTGATTTATTTAATCTCATATTGctgttatattatttaaatattattatttatctaaaaaatGGCCAGTGAGTTAACTAAGAAACTTTTTATTAGTTATTAGATACAGTTTTAGATATGAAATTGTAGTCACAACTTCTCTGTCTTGAGATAGATTTTAGAAAATCGTAAATATGGTAGAAAATTATAATGAGATAATTACAATTACTTGTTTCCGAGGGCGTTCATTTTTAACAAAGAACTTACAAAGGATTCTTATGAAGGCAAGTACTATAACAAAACGAATGGATGTAAAACTCAACTATAAATATCGGGTGCAAGAAGAGAGCACATAAGCTTTTTATCAACATTGTAATACGATTCTTTAACCCTCTAGTCACTTTGTTTTTGCTATAACAGTTAAGTTATAGAGAGGGTTAGGGTGAACAATGATCGTAGATGGTAGACGGTGGTTCACCGCAGAAGACACTAAGGATGATAGTTTGAGTTAGAAGTGGTATTTGAGTAAGGTGTAGGTTGTAGAGTTCAACTTGTTCTCTCCTCTTCTTGTTTCGGTGTTAAAATGACGTAATTATGGAGGAAAGATGGGCTCGATGTGGGTCTTATCCGTCGAGCAATTCACTTCATAGCTACCTTCACTTGATACTACAAACTTCACTTTATAGCTGCAAAAGTTAGAGCAGCGAATATGAACTAGACACTATTGGAATCGACATGAGGAGATTGAGTGAGTTGTTTAGACGT
The genomic region above belongs to Gossypium hirsutum isolate 1008001.06 chromosome D05, Gossypium_hirsutum_v2.1, whole genome shotgun sequence and contains:
- the LOC107914779 gene encoding oleosin H2 → MAEHRQQLRQTDDMKNFFHENGPSTSKVLTVATLLPVGGTLLLLAGLSLIGSLIGLAIAAPLFLIFSPVLVPAALLIAGSIAGFLTSGAFGITGLSSLSWIANYIRGSRSSMSQGLDPVKWPLPDTAVSMEQKIQNRSQGGGRISEGGREQEGGKSTTQEGGKSKTQEGGKSRTQEGGNKTVG